The window GAACGTTTCGGTGGATCTAGGTTTTCTCCTTCTCGGTCCTTTCGAAGCTTTCTGTGTTGTTGGCAGGTGGGTTCGTCGGCATCTCTCTCCTCCAGTTCGGTAAGTGCTTTTTGCGAGGTAGTCTTCGTCGTGGAGAGGAGTCCTGGCTTTCTTCCTTTCCCTTGCTTGGCGTCTCGCATCGGAAGGGGGTTCGCTCTTGGCTCAAGGGAGGTGATAGATTTCTTCTATAGGTTCGTCCACGGAGGTCCAATGGCTGTGTGGTTGTCGAGCTTCTGTGACTCCATGTCTGCAACTTCTTCCCGGATGGTTGGTTTGTCGTCTATGGCTTTTTCAAACTTCCGGTTTGGTGGTTGCTCTCTCTTTGTTGTTGTGTCCCATCTCTTGTGTCCAGCCGTCTCTGCCTCTTCTGAGGTCGCGAGCTCTCAGTCCTTCTTCGTGGGCCATTCTTCATTGTCGAGTTCTCCGGCTTTTTCCGACGAAGCGCAATGGAGACCGGAGTTAGGTTCTCTGCCTTCGGGGCAAGACGTCGATTTGAAGTGTCAGTGTGTCATCTGTCTCTCCTTCGGCGATGGAGACTTGTTTCGAATCTGTTCATCCCTGTGCCTGAGTTGCCGATGGTGTGATCAGGTAGAACTTTGTTGTTCTCTATTGCAGGTTCTGGTGTTCGTTATGGTTGGTGCCTCTTCGCAGCCTGTTTTGTTCGAATAAGGTGTTCAGGTCTTCAGGTGGTACGTGTCCTCGACTTGTGCTTTCCTTGGAGGCTTGTTATGTTTGCTCGTCCTTGGCTTTGCTGGTGCTTGGCCGCAGGTTTTTGCTGTCTGATCGTCGTGGTTGTAGTTTAGAAGGACGTCTGCGAGCTGTTTTTGGGGGAGTCTTATCATAAAGAGCGGATCATCGGGCAAGCCAATTTCTACCGGGTTCCGACTCTCGATTTCACTGTGGCTTCTACTTCTGCGGCAAGCAGGTTGTTTCGACTAGGCGAGGCCAGTGGTAAGCCGTGTCTACTTGTTGTGTCGGCCCAAATCAGTCTAGGTCGAGTCTCTGTTTAGTTGTACCTTTGTTTCATCCGCTTCTCGTTTCCTTTGTATTTCtgtcaaaaattgaaaaattggtaataatatcttaacatttttaccaaaaaaaaacatgctgGATATTTCCAATCACTGCACTGCGTATACTTGTTATGCATATAAACCGactaatctctttttttttgctaaatataaACCGACTAATCTCGGGTTCGAGGAGTAAATAATTAGTTATGTTAGTGTTGTTCATATTGACCCGCGTGTAACGGCGTAGGACTGAAGTTTACGTATTTGTTAAAGATGTTGAGTACAATTCCTTTTAAGAACAATCGAACACTACATGGGCTTCTGCACGAGTTCCTTATCACGGCAGGTAGCGAAAGGACCTGCTCATCTCCGACGAGCTTGACCCGGATTACGGTGCTGAACAAAAACAAAGGCTTTGTCTGGGATAgctaaaattttatatgttttcttatgcTTGTGTGCAATGGAGGGTTTTATTACATGTCCCTTTTTTTTAAGGTTTAGCTCAATTTGCTCTCTACCAAACTAAGTTATGTCACCTTGAGTTACGAGCActaattttatgataaaaattataAGAGGAGTATGTTTACTGTAACTGAATATAtgtttattgtatatttttctttgtcaacagtattagtttattttatttgtatttagttGCAATCTTTTCACATGTTTAGCTCACATTGATATCTACCAAACTAATTAATGATATCTTCAATTATAAGCAATTTGTTCTAATATATAGATATACAcacatattttatcattttctttgCCGACAATTATAGTTTGCCACTTTATGTGCTAATATAAACACACATTagtatatgataaaatataCAAGAGAAATATTTTTTCCCGGTTTGGCTACTTTATTGTTTGAATAATTTAGAAAATGGAAGTAATCATGAATCATaagtatttataatttatatttaaaaccgaATATAATGTAAATCGGGACCACAAAAGCATTGACCCTTATAGCTATATTAACACACCTAATTTGTCAAAAGCAATAagataattaagaaaataaagatTAGATAAGAACCACGTATTTAtagtattaatttatttattttttcctgTTAGAAtacaattattttcttataaatattccGATGTGCCTTTCACGGCAATTTTGTGTTTGTTCAGAAATCCACAGTCTTCCCTTTTTtaatctttaacaacaaatcaaAATTAGTAGAATGCGGACCAATAAACAATTAGAGTACAAAATTCTAAGGCAACAAGAAGGAACCATAATTAAAGGTtactattaaatatttaatctcCCCGTTCCTAATAAATccatattatagttttttcacacttattaaaaaaatatttaaaattgtattttctaatacattatttttcttaattaattatttccaataacttttaaccaatgagattttattaaacatagttgtatttttgaaaagtacaattgttcattaattaatgttttgaaaatgtaaaaatattttttttaaacaattttttttctaaaaaatggaTCTATGAAAAACAAAgggagtatattttaatatattcttttCCAAACTGTATAATTTGCGAAAGTCATAGGTTTGTATTGTTGTATGTATTACAAGAGAAAACCGTTTGTCAGAAAAAAATACCCGATTTGTGCTATACTTATATCTAGtagtattactattatttagtTTTAGTGCTATTTATTTAGTTTAGAGGTGAATGTTTGGTTTTGAGTTTCGACTATGTGTGTTCAGTGTTCTCATCTGATTGTTGAAGGCTTGAAGCCATCATTATTAAGATACTGTGACACGAAATAAGATTAATACTAAGATATTTTAATAGTACATGTTATTCTAAAATAGGTTATCCTTTAGAGCACCCCCATTGAGGGTTCATGGGGGGGAGTTCACacaaaaaccaagaaaaaaaaataataaaataattcaatcccatgaactctctctctcctaaAGTTCTCTTGGTTGAACCCctctctcctaaagttcatcactgtagcgcggatTCCACGTGTCGTGGCAGCCTGCGAttggtctaatttttttttttttttaacaaaaaaaaaagaaacaaattttaataataaaaaactaaaaagatgaaCCCCAAGAAGGGGTTCATTGATGTGGATGCTCTTACGTCCTAACCCCTGACGTATCGGCAAATGGCAGTATGTAATAGTAATACCATGTGAATACAAGTGGTCAAGTATactaattttataaaatcatcGGCGTGCGATTAAAAGTTTATTAAGAATATTTTTCATATCATGTGTTAGAGAGTTAAAAGATTAAAAtcatttcataatttttgttgacATGATATACTTTCTATTTTGATATCAACTAATTTACAGTAAATATtttaatctaaattttatttgtttctcaGAATTCGAATATGATCCAGTTTTTGTTGCTAAATATCAACTATATGTCaacaaaatatttgtatagATATGTATAATGCActtacatatacatataaaagTGTTAACAAACTATGAACTAATGTAATAAACGGCTCAATGTAACTTGTTTGGGCCACAGAAGCCCTATGTAGATACCACTGTTATAGACTTATAGTACTGTTTATCAAATTGTAAAAGTATGTTATTTATGTAATAAATATCATTATTTATCAAGaataaaacttataaatatttttatcatacaATAGTTCGAACCTCTATAGTAATACGGATAACGAAACTAATACAAACcagtaaatttatttattttatttataaaagcaGGTAAATTAGTCATTAGCACATGATACACATCGTTAAAATCCATTTCAACCCTTATATTATTTTCATGAGTTATTCTTTTCACCTTTTTAatgtatctaattttttttttggtcgaataATGTATCTAATTTTATGTCCAGTTATTCCATACTAGTCTTACTACTCTCTCATACTTTTTTATCACCTATGGTTTTATTTTACCACTAAATAATTTAGTGCTTTTGTCAATCATAAGAAAAAACAGAATAACAGAGTTGGTGGAGTTAAAATGCGAACCCGAATTTAACCGGCGGAATTAGGAAGCATCTCAGAAGAACCGGTTAGTAGGGATTTCAGGTTCAGAAGTCACGTGGTTCGCTTTTTTCGTATATATGGCTTAGCTGTTTGCAACTTTGCATTTAAAGACACAGTAAAGTTAGATTCTTGATAGATTCTTTAAATTTCTTATTGGATTGTTTTCTCATTTGATGAATTATAAGGAACTGTACACATAATTTAaatgttttgcttttaaaaattaatactcatttgtatcattttaagtggtgtttaaaatttttgcacaaaaattaaaaaaatataaaaaatttatatagtttatcTTAGTTACGTAAAagtaacattaaataaaattagtttaatccataaaaaaatataatattttataattggtcataaatttaaattttatataaaataataaaaacatcagttattatgaaataaaataaaaaaattttaaataccaTTTAAATTGACAGGGATGAAGTATCATTAATTCAAACATTTTTTACCAACGATAATACTAACATTTTAATGTCATCAATGTTATAAACATCAAAATTTCTTTGATCTGTATGGAATAATTTAATGTGTAAAAGGACATTCTTTTCTTATAACACGGAAAAGACTCAGAGCAAGGATTATGCATCACCATAGTTGTCATTAACATACGTGGGTGTTGCATCATGGGGACGCACGTCCATGGCCAATAAGTCTTACACAATTATTCTTATACAAATAATTGTTTATTGGTTTGTAAAGCTTATCTTCATCTTGAAGAAATATAGTTGTCTTTTTATAACCATGCTAAGAGATCACATGAGAACGAGattcataaaacaaaacaaactaacAAGAGTAATCACATGTAGGACCAGCTTGTCTCCTTACGTAAAACAAACCCCATAAACTAACTTGTTACTCACATAACACATTGACTTACTATTGACAAGCTAATGTTCTTAACAACCATaggttatataattaatatgtacagataaaaaataaatgtaccAAGATCTACCTAACATTCTTCTACTACCAATTGGTCCAACAAGAAGACCGACCACCAATATTTTAGCTAACTTCCCACCATCTTTATGTACAATAACAATACCAAACCACAAACCAAATCCATTACCGGTTGACTATCTGATCCAAATACACCAATTCAACCGCGTGGGTTGTTAACAAACTCGATTGAATTGGTACATATGGCTCGTTTAGTCAACCGGTTTAATGTCCTAAAAATATGATTTGACCAAAACCAATTGGTATAGATTTCTCATAACTAGACTCCCAAGTGATAATAATACTGCCCCTCCTCCAATGCGTGCTTGGTGATGTTGCTGCTCTTGTTTTTGTTCTTCCTTCTCAACTGCTTCTCGGCAACTAAGCGGGAATGATTCTTTAACACTTATATCATCGATTCCAATCTTCTCTCTAATCGATTTGATTATCTCCGGATCTATAAGGTTACCATTTGCATCTGTCACATAGAACATATTCCTTGCTATACCTTCTTTAGTCGATATCTTGGCTCTAGCAATGTTTAATCCGTTCTCCCTCAATACTCGTGTTACTTCTGCCAACAATCCAGGTCTATCTGTAGTGCATAGCTCCAATCTCACACCCTGCATAAAGGTAAAAATAAATCAGATACTAAACCGATCGGTTTAAGTTCACTTAAACCGGAATTGAAATTGTTCATTGTTTCATACCTTAACAGTTCTTCTTTCAATCGCAGCTTGGAGACATTGGATCAAACGTTGTCTCTCCGGTTCTGAATTAACCGGGTTTCCATCACTATGCCTCACATAAAATTCCAAAAATGCCGTTTCTCCAACCGTTCGAATCGCGGCGTGGAACACAATGTAAGCCATGTCCGTTAACGTGCAAACAACGTCAAACAAAAGCTTCAACCGATCCTTGCACTGCAAGTTCACGACCGAGTAACCACGTTTCTCAAGATTTTGTACGGAAACGACCGGAGATGTCTCGAAATCAAACTTCTTCTCGTAGTCACGGTCCATGAACATCCTCTGATGCAACCTCCTCTCCATATGAGTATTGCCACCATACGTAACGCATGTCCTCGTATCATTTTGGTAACCATCGTCTGCTTTTAGTAAATTATGTAACTGCCCTTCTATCCGTTGGACACGGTCGGAATCTCCGTCGATGGGAGTCCCGGAGTTACCGTCTCTAACGTAGATCATCGAGGCAATCCTACCGTTATGCGTCCATGCCTTAGCCTCAACAACATCACAATGAAGATCGGCTAGAACAGCGAAAACCTCTGAGAGTAAACCAACTCTGTCTGTTCCGGTTAACTCTAGAGCGGTTAAACCGGTGTACCCTTCGCTGTTACAGTAATGAGACGTCTCGATCGActgtaaatatttaaaaaagagTGTTATATATTATTCCCTATTAACTTGTAACATTCACAAATGAATGGTGTGGTTAAATGGTAACTTAGATTTACCTTTTCAATGTAACGGATTAGGTTCTCATCAGTTAATTTGTTTCCATTAAGATCGCTGACATGAAAAACTGAAGAAgcgaaataaaaaaataatcgaATTAGCTAATTATTGTTACTTCCTAAATTAGTATAATTAGCGTAAGATTAGGGATACTTACCATCCATGTTCCATTTTCCGTCAGAGGAAATGTAAGCTTTCCTAATCCAGAGATTCATATCGGTGAGAAGCTGTACAGATTCAAGCAATATCCCTGGACTTCTTGCGCTATCAATCTAAcaagaaaaatcaaataaatgaattaattattataaatcattttgaaatgaaaaggaagaaacagaggaagGTAGCGTGAGGGTAAAAACCTTGACGACAGTTGAAGTAGGGCAAACTCCATTGTCAATCACGACCCTGCAAGTGACCAAAAAGACAGTGACCCTTTAACCTCAATCTTTTGTATGAATCAAACAACCAAAAcattacaaattaaaaattaccAATAATTTGACTTCTggttttactatatattatacACTAATATATGAGGGTAAAGCCAGGAGATGACAAAGACTTCCATGCAAATTGGAGATTTTTCTTTCTTCACTAATTCATCAAGAATGAAGAACCTTATATTTGTTTCAGCAAACTCATCATATGATAAtcaaaaactaataattttgtGAAATTGTTGGATTGGTTAAATATGAAAACGTTAACAGaaaatttaagtttttaatGATTAGAAGAAAAAGAGGTTAATATCTGGGAAtaggatttgtttttttttttggtttaaaagatCTTGATTTTTCTTCAAAGAAGATGATTATTTTCCTGCATAAAGATTTGAGTTCAataagaaacaaagaaagagtaatagaaaaaataaaaacctgGGCATGTTCATCCGTACAACGAGCTTCTCATATTCATTAGAGCAATCGGATAACTCCATCTTTATTCTTCAGTTCTTCTTCTTGCCCTTGTTACAGAGAATAAATCCTTCAAACTATATCTCACAGCCTCTCGGAACAACCTtttatatttcttcttcttcagatgtTAGGATGAAGCTATCATTAAAAAACAATTCATGTGTTTGCACAGAGTCGTTCTTTCTCTCTGTCTAAAAACCACTCTGTCTTTCTCTCTCCTCTTATGGGGCAGAGTTAAGTCTGTCTTTAATAATAGGATAAGAAAATAAATGGTAGtaataagaataataaaatatccACGAGGCGTTACGACCGGCTCTTGAAAAATCAAAACAGACGCTGACCTGTTCCTGTTTTGGATTCGTCTAGGGGCTCCCataggaaaaaaaatctaaaccatTAGAATTTTCAAAATCACTAATCTTCTTAAATGACTTTCCTTTCTGTCTCCTTTTCACCCATCTGGATTCTTACCCACTTTCCCTCCTGTCTTTTATTTTCACGAACAtcaggaaaagaaaaagaaaaaatacaatGGCTTATTGACAAAACATTAGGTTAAGAGATTGGTTATCAATGGTTTAATGTTGACATAGTCAGGTTAATCTTTCATGCtatgtaaatatgtatataatcgGAACTCTGTATTTTACTTTACACTTGAGTTGAATAATACAGTAAGAAACTTTCTTCTTTCGCTATCTTTTCTTGATCGTAATATGGTAAGCTATTAGCTACCATTTTGTATTTTTGACTGTTTTAGCTTTGATCATcgttattcttcttctttatgtTTATCTCATCTATTTTCTTACTGGCAATGGTTTCCTTCTAGAAATTCATGAGAAGATCAACAGAACATAAGATTAATCCGTTATTATCAACAAACAAACCAGTGAAAATCAATATCTTAAACAGAATGTATTGTCAATATTGCTCGGCCGTACAACCCAGGAAAAGCAACACTTAGAGCTAGTTGGTCTGTCGGGGTCCCGTGACATGTGGGAGAGTTCTAGTTTTTACGCGCGTTTGTCAACGGTAAAGTTAACGGCAAATGACAATTAACGCCGTTAGGACACATGATTCACGTAACAACAAACAGCCGTTGATGAGTCCGGTTCGTGCGGAAAGTCGGTTGTTTTCCCGCCAAATATCACGGTCACTAGCAGATGGTTTTAGGCTATTTAGATTTTCATTTCACTAATTGACAGAAAGGTTTTTTGCACACAAAAATTTGACGGTTTAAATTCAACCTGTAAGATTTTTGTCTTGTTTTCCAACTGCACTTGTGACTTGTTAGaaaccaaatatttaaaatttaaggggtacatatattagtatttacattttcaagaaattatagaaaaatatagagaGAACCAAATGTTTGAACTTTTAGCATTATACAGTTTTTAAGTTATCTTTCTATAATAACAATATTAGTATTATCAATTGAGGAAATTAGAAGATAAGAGAAAAGATAAGTTGTGGGTATGTGCTTTTTAATACAAAAACGTgttgaaaaatatagaaaatggtGGGAAAAAAGAATCATGTGTCCACGGTAAGAAGAAATCTCTGGCTTTAAGACTAGTCGAAGGCGCGTCAAAGCAGAAGTTGGTCCCACGTGTACCTATCGACATGCGAACGACTTTGGTCGGCATGGCTGGTTTATTTGTTCATTTTTAAAGAAGATACAtttggttcaaaaaaaaaaaagatacacaACATACTCATAAATATTCACCGTCTCAAATTTAGCCATAAATGATAGTAGATCATAACCGTTCTGTTACCATTAAATAAATACTTGTCACTATTATATGGAAGTATAGTAACGGTAACGGAAGTGTGATTTACTAGGCAATATAAAATATCTTAAGAAATGTTTGAGAGGTTGAAAGTGTCATGTGAAATATAAGAAGGTTCGAGACATATTAAATGGGGAAGACATGATAAGTGTCTGCTTGAGTGCTTGTAGTTGTAGCAGGTAACAACGCTGTGTTTTTTCGTCTTTTTATGGACTCACACCTATTTTTGATTACTTTTATACGTAATATTAGACTTGAATCCGAGATAAGAGATGCAATCTTTAAGCGTGTGTTTTCACAGCTCACAAGAAAAATGTGATATATAGGCGACCGATGGCATATAGACTTGAATCCGAGTGCAATCTTTAAAAAGACTTTGTATAATAACATTTGATGAGTTTTTCAAACCAATATGGATAAACTATTATTGGATCTATTTGTTTGGaggactttttttttgtttcttgagataaaaaaaaaacccgcaTCGTCGAGTAACTTATGTGATATCTTGATATTTTGAAGTACCGGAAGACTTGAGCCGTAGATCTCGGCTAGGTTAGATCTTAAGAATCATAGAACAAAAGAGACGATTAAGATTTGGTCAAAGACAAAACACGTGATCACTGCATGCAACAGTTCTCACTTCTCAATGGTCAGAATTACAGGATTAATCAAATAAACCAATGATATGATTCCAAATTTTCTTGTTTATATAATTCCATTCACATTTGATACTAGTGGAtgactaaattatttaaaatgtaaGCCGGAATTAAGAAAAGTATGAATTAAAAAGTAGTAATTATCAAAAGACATTTCAAAAGAAGAGTGTGGCGTGGGACTATAACTTGGCTTGTAATTTCAGACATTTGAACCGGCCATTTTTTATAATCCACTTTTCTTAAATATTTGACTCACACATTTAGAAGATCGTGACATCTTCTAATTGCTTGTATCACTATAAAACATATACTTAGTATTTATATGTCGCTGTTACGGTCGTATCGTATATTACAGCTGTAGccaacatttataaaaaaaaaaatcataaaatttgtTCTTCTGACAAGATgaatttttatagttttgaaCTTGAACTTTCCGTTTATCTTTAGCCACGAGCTCAGAACCAGAAAGCCGACGAGTTAGCTAAAAGAACTCTCCGTTTATCTTTACTTTCAGCTTGTAATGGGCCCCTAGTGGGCTAAACTGCcgtttttattaagtttaatgaaatccttagttgaacaaaaaaaagaacttgaaCTTTAGATTTGATGATTACAGCGACAACTAACTGCCTGATCACCATCATATACCAAGATTAGTCGTTGTATTTGTATACGAAAAATGATAgcttgttaattttttaaaaggtaGAACAACTACCTTTAGTTTAAAAGATATATGGATTTCACTTTTTGTAACTAGTTAATTTTATGAAGAAATAAAATATGCTTGCTCTTAAGAATGAGTACAATCTTGAAGGGAAGCTCCAGGTTATCAATTAACGGCATCTTTGATGCACGTTTTGACAGATGATCAGCATACTGCAGGTATAATGATGTGATTACATTACTGAATTTAATTTCTCGGCCATTTTAGGTGTAAgaataaatgtatttttcccACCAATTGTTAGTTATGCTAGAACGATTTCCACTTAATtattgtcattttaaaattataaatgcaaTTCTTTCACTTTCTTATTTTTTCAGTCATTctattgatatttatactatACATTTTAAAAGATTACACGAGCTTTATTACTAGAATAATATCGCAAGGAAGATTTACTACAAGCCTAGCGGCTAAACAACTATTTCACACCAAAGCAGACAATATATTGCAAGAAGTAATAAATATGTGTTAAGCCTTCAAGGAAAATCACAAGCTAATTCATGATGCATCACATGGGATGTTCAAACCTAAACCACTTAATCCTCTTGTTTGCATAAACCAAGTAGTCTACCTCATTTAGTTATGCAGTGTATATAactatatactaatatatacatatatacactgtttgtgtttcaaaatatatatatacacactgtTTAAAAGTTTGTTTATCATTTCCATTGCAATTTTAACATCTC of the Brassica rapa cultivar Chiifu-401-42 chromosome A03, CAAS_Brap_v3.01, whole genome shotgun sequence genome contains:
- the LOC103861331 gene encoding ACT domain-containing protein ACR7, whose translation is MELSDCSNEYEKLVVRMNMPRVVIDNGVCPTSTVVKIDSARSPGILLESVQLLTDMNLWIRKAYISSDGKWNMDVFHVSDLNGNKLTDENLIRYIEKSIETSHYCNSEGYTGLTALELTGTDRVGLLSEVFAVLADLHCDVVEAKAWTHNGRIASMIYVRDGNSGTPIDGDSDRVQRIEGQLHNLLKADDGYQNDTRTCVTYGGNTHMERRLHQRMFMDRDYEKKFDFETSPVVSVQNLEKRGYSVVNLQCKDRLKLLFDVVCTLTDMAYIVFHAAIRTVGETAFLEFYVRHSDGNPVNSEPERQRLIQCLQAAIERRTVKGVRLELCTTDRPGLLAEVTRVLRENGLNIARAKISTKEGIARNMFYVTDANGNLIDPEIIKSIREKIGIDDISVKESFPLSCREAVEKEEQKQEQQHHQARIGGGAVLLSLGSLVMRNLYQLVLVKSYF